In one Musa acuminata AAA Group cultivar baxijiao chromosome BXJ2-5, Cavendish_Baxijiao_AAA, whole genome shotgun sequence genomic region, the following are encoded:
- the LOC103973290 gene encoding probable protein phosphatase 2C 27 isoform X2, whose translation MMLDGMHGSKANGSSTGGGNEDPESSESVKDARVRKPPRHLSVIRHSVSTARLGLDLGTLALISPQERQTGFLPVFRSGSCSEIGPKSHMEDEHICIDNLVEHLRASPSFPSPGAFYGVFDGHGGVDAACFVRNNILKYIIEDGHFPCSVEKAIKSAFIKADYALADSHSLDRTSGTTALTALILGRSLLIANAGDCRAVLGKRGRAIELSRDHKPNCNAERLRIEKLGGSVYDGYLNGQLSVARALGDWHMKGSKGSACPLSAEPELQEAILTEEDEFLVIGCDGLWDVMSSQCAVTITRKELMLHNDPEKCSRELVREALKRNTCDNLTVVVICFTSDPPPPIEIPRTRVRRSISLEGLHVLKGALDGNI comes from the exons ATGATGTTGGACGGAATGCACGGAAGCAAGGCTAATGGATCTTCAACCGGTGGTGGCAACGAAGATCCTGAGTCCTCGGAGAGCGTGAAGGATGCGAGAGTCAGGAAACCCCCTCGACACCTCTCGGTCATTCGGCATTCCGTGAGCACTGCACGGCTG GGTTTGGATTTGGGGACTCTTGCTTTGATTTCTCCACAGGAAAGGCAGACTGGATTCTTGCCTGTGTTCCGGTCGGGAAGCTGTTCAGAGATCGGGCCCAAGTCACACATGGAGGATGAGCACATCTGCATAGATAATCTTGTCGAACATCTTAGAGCTTCCCCCAGTTTCCCATCTCCTGGTGCTTTTTATGGA GTTTTTGATGGACATGGTGGTGTGGATGCAGCATGTTTTGTTCGAAATAATATCCTTAAGTACATAATTGAGGATGGCCATTTCCCGTGTAGTGTGGAGAAGGCCATAAAGAGTGCATTTATTAAAGCTGATTATGCGCTTGCTGATTCCCATTCACTTGATCGCACTTCTGGAACTACAGCACTTACTGCCCTTATTTTGGGAAG GTCGTTGCTCATTGCTAATGCAGGTGATTGTCGAGCTGTATTAGGGAAGCGTGGCAGAGCAATCGAACTTTCCAGAGACCATAAACCTAACTGCAATGCTGAACGGCTTAGAATTGAGAAGCTAGGTGGCAGTGTTTATGACGGATATCTTAATGGTCAGCTATCTGTAGCAAGGGCTCTCGGTGACTGGCACATGAAGGGCTCCAAAGGTTCTGCGTGCCCCCTTAGCGCTGAACCAGAGTTACAGGAAGCAATCCTAACAGAAGAGGATGAGTTTTTAGTAATAGGCTGTGATGGCCTTTGGGATGTCATGAGCAGTCAATGTGCAGTGACGATAACTAGGAAGGAGCTGATGCTTCACAATGATCCTGAGAAATGCTCGAGAGAGCTTGTGCGAGAAGCGCTGAAGCGAAACACTTGTGACAATCTAACTGTCGTGGTCATCTGCTTTACTTCAGATCCGCCACCGCCCATTGAGATCCCCAGGACTCGAGTTCGAAGGAGCATATCCTTAGAAGGTCTACATGTCCTAAAGGGTGCTCTGGACGGCAACATTTGA
- the LOC103973290 gene encoding probable protein phosphatase 2C 47 isoform X1 produces the protein MSTNSVASIRSMVVLFRRFVDIWSWNLFLEKESSIFGGLLFEKEQLFLSCINGSEGIRLPGTESSPPLMMLDGMHGSKANGSSTGGGNEDPESSESVKDARVRKPPRHLSVIRHSVSTARLGLDLGTLALISPQERQTGFLPVFRSGSCSEIGPKSHMEDEHICIDNLVEHLRASPSFPSPGAFYGVFDGHGGVDAACFVRNNILKYIIEDGHFPCSVEKAIKSAFIKADYALADSHSLDRTSGTTALTALILGRSLLIANAGDCRAVLGKRGRAIELSRDHKPNCNAERLRIEKLGGSVYDGYLNGQLSVARALGDWHMKGSKGSACPLSAEPELQEAILTEEDEFLVIGCDGLWDVMSSQCAVTITRKELMLHNDPEKCSRELVREALKRNTCDNLTVVVICFTSDPPPPIEIPRTRVRRSISLEGLHVLKGALDGNI, from the exons ATGTCGACGAATTCGGTGGCAAGCATCCGATCTATGGTGGTTCTCTTTAGGAGATTTG TTGACATTTGGAGCTGGAACCTCTTCTTGGAAAAGGAAAGTTCAATTTTTGGAGGGCTGTTATTTGAAAAGGAGCAACTTTTTCTGAG TTGCATTAATGGCTCGGAAGGGATCAGGTTACCCGGCACCGAATCCTCACCCCCATTGATGATGTTGGACGGAATGCACGGAAGCAAGGCTAATGGATCTTCAACCGGTGGTGGCAACGAAGATCCTGAGTCCTCGGAGAGCGTGAAGGATGCGAGAGTCAGGAAACCCCCTCGACACCTCTCGGTCATTCGGCATTCCGTGAGCACTGCACGGCTG GGTTTGGATTTGGGGACTCTTGCTTTGATTTCTCCACAGGAAAGGCAGACTGGATTCTTGCCTGTGTTCCGGTCGGGAAGCTGTTCAGAGATCGGGCCCAAGTCACACATGGAGGATGAGCACATCTGCATAGATAATCTTGTCGAACATCTTAGAGCTTCCCCCAGTTTCCCATCTCCTGGTGCTTTTTATGGA GTTTTTGATGGACATGGTGGTGTGGATGCAGCATGTTTTGTTCGAAATAATATCCTTAAGTACATAATTGAGGATGGCCATTTCCCGTGTAGTGTGGAGAAGGCCATAAAGAGTGCATTTATTAAAGCTGATTATGCGCTTGCTGATTCCCATTCACTTGATCGCACTTCTGGAACTACAGCACTTACTGCCCTTATTTTGGGAAG GTCGTTGCTCATTGCTAATGCAGGTGATTGTCGAGCTGTATTAGGGAAGCGTGGCAGAGCAATCGAACTTTCCAGAGACCATAAACCTAACTGCAATGCTGAACGGCTTAGAATTGAGAAGCTAGGTGGCAGTGTTTATGACGGATATCTTAATGGTCAGCTATCTGTAGCAAGGGCTCTCGGTGACTGGCACATGAAGGGCTCCAAAGGTTCTGCGTGCCCCCTTAGCGCTGAACCAGAGTTACAGGAAGCAATCCTAACAGAAGAGGATGAGTTTTTAGTAATAGGCTGTGATGGCCTTTGGGATGTCATGAGCAGTCAATGTGCAGTGACGATAACTAGGAAGGAGCTGATGCTTCACAATGATCCTGAGAAATGCTCGAGAGAGCTTGTGCGAGAAGCGCTGAAGCGAAACACTTGTGACAATCTAACTGTCGTGGTCATCTGCTTTACTTCAGATCCGCCACCGCCCATTGAGATCCCCAGGACTCGAGTTCGAAGGAGCATATCCTTAGAAGGTCTACATGTCCTAAAGGGTGCTCTGGACGGCAACATTTGA